The genomic interval CCAGACCGCGTCAATTACCGGCGGTTCCGGATCAAAACCGTCGAAGGCCAGGACGATTTCGCCTCCATCGCCGAGGTGGTCCGGCGCAGATACACCCGCATTTTAAAGGAGACATCCCCAAAACCAGAAGGCGCCCCCGACCAAACCGCATCGCAAGTCCTTGAGCCCTCGAAGCCGCCGGACACCTCAAAAACTGAAACCTCAAATGCCGCAACCAAACCGAAGCCCGCTTTGCCCGACCTCATCCTGATTGACGGCGGCAAAGGCCAGCTCAGCGCCGCGCTGGCCGAACTCGAAAGACTCGGTTTGACTCATATCCCCGTCATCGGGCTTGCCAAGGAATTCGAAGAAATCTATCGCCCAGGCCAGAAAGAGGCGCTTCGGCTTTCCCATGACAGCGGGGCGTTGAAACTGTTGCAGCGCGTGCGCGACGAATCCCATCGCTTCGCCAATACATACAACGCCGCGTTGCGCCTGAAAAAAATCTCCGAAAGTATCCTCGACGAGTTCCCCAATATCGGTCAACAACGCAAAGCCGCCCTCCTCAAGAAATTCGGTTCAGTTCAGCGCATTCGTTTGGCGACAGTCGAGCAGATTAGCCGAATCCCAGGTTTTGGCGGCAAAGCCGCAGCGGAACTCAAGGCCTTTTTGGATGCCCGGGCAGCGTAAATGTTGAACCTCAGGGCGCGTTGAAAATGATCGGTTCCCTCTTCTTCTCGTCCTCCCCTCGATTTTTCAGGACTTTCGAGGATGAGAACGAGGACGATGGGATGGCCGGCAATTCGATTTTGCTGACGAACCCCAAACATGAACTACTCCTTTAATCTGCCGCTTCCTGCGCGTTGTCAACGCAGTGTCCGCATGGTCTCGGCGCGGGTTACCAGCCAGTCACGGCCATTTTTCTTGAGTGCGATCTTGAGTTCCTGGATTTCGGGGGTGGTCTGTCCGGGGATGACGGCTTTGGCAGTAAGCTGCGCAATGGCCGATTGCTTATCGGGGGCGACCTCGACATTCACATCGAGAAATTCAACCGAAAGACTGGAGAGGGTGTTGCCCGCCGCCAAAGCCGCTGTGCGGACGTCGTCCAGACCGTCAAAAGTGCGCGGCGAGCTTCCGGGGATATCCACCTTGATTTGCACGTCTGGAGAAAAGAACCCGATCAGTTTCATGGCGTTGGCCGCCCGCGCGAAACGTGATTCATTGGGCGCGATGGAGGCCGTTTTTGCCAGCGCTGTCAACTGCCGGCGGATGGCATCTTGCGGCGTCGGGAAGAAGAAGTGGTAGCCCCAGACTCCCAGGAGAATCAGGAGGGCGAGCAGGCCGGCGCGCAGGAGCCAGCGCGTCATGGAACCACCTTGCCCACGATCTTGTGCCGGTCGGCCCGGCCCTGATCGTGTTGGAAGAAGTCCATGCTTCGATTATCGCCTACGACATAGTATTCGTCCGGCCCAATCAATTCGGACGGCTGTTCCCAGTTGCAGGGAAATTTCACATAGGGTTCGGAGAGCGGTTCCCCGTTGATCAGCACGCGGCCCTCGTGGAATGCGATGGTTTCGCCCGGCAAACCGATGATGCGCTTGCACAACATCACATGGCGCCCGGTAGTCTCAATGGCCACGATGTCGCCACGCTGCGGGGGATGGAACAGGTAAGCGCAACAGTTGATGAATTTAATCCCTTTGCTGGGGAAAGTCGGCAGCATGCTGATTCCCTGGACCCGAATGGGCACCAGAACGAATTTGGCGATAATGACCAGAACTACCACCCAGACAACCGCCCGGACCAGCGTATTTCGCGGGTTGCGTCCGACCAGCACCCGTTTTGCCAAGCTTGGCGGTGGCGGCTCTGAGGTTCCTGTTTCCATGCCTTTCTTACAAATAAACCTGCCGCAAGAGGTTAGTTTCAACTGGCCGGAAAAGCCAGTGAAACAGTTTTTTCAACAGGGTATGTGAATGTATTATATCCCCTTGATCGCTCCGCTCATTTTCGTGACTTCCTCCCATTTACCGACCTGATGGGTTTAATGGATTGGAGACGAGTCGCGTTAGACACTTTTGATTGACGGCTGGGGCGGGTTGGCGCTATTCTAATCCTCAAAAGCGGGAGAGGAGAACCATGTATAAAGTCATTGGAGCGGACGGGAAAGAATACGGGCCGATAGGGTTGGACCAATTGAAGGCCTGGGTGTCGCAAGGCCGGGTCAACGCCCAGAGCCGAGTCAGGGAAGAAGGCGGTGGAGAATGGATAACGGCCTGGGGGATTCCGGAACTTCAGACCATTTTTACTGCGAGTTCGGCGTCCGCGACGGTGGCTGGCGGGGCGCAAGCCCCTGCGGTTGGGCAAGCCTCGGGGCTTGCGATTACGAGCCTGATCCTTGGTATTCTTTCGCTGGTTTGTTTTGGTTTCGTCACAGGGATACCGGCCATTATCTGCGGCCATATCGCCTATTCTCGCGCGCGGCGTTCGCCCCAAACCTACGGGGGCTCCGGTTTGGCGGTCGCGGGATTCGTATTGGGCTACGTTGGGTTTTTTATGACGTTTATTCTGGTAGCTTTATTTCTGCCCGCCCTTTCA from Verrucomicrobiia bacterium carries:
- the lepB gene encoding signal peptidase I, with amino-acid sequence METGTSEPPPPSLAKRVLVGRNPRNTLVRAVVWVVVLVIIAKFVLVPIRVQGISMLPTFPSKGIKFINCCAYLFHPPQRGDIVAIETTGRHVMLCKRIIGLPGETIAFHEGRVLINGEPLSEPYVKFPCNWEQPSELIGPDEYYVVGDNRSMDFFQHDQGRADRHKIVGKVVP
- a CDS encoding DUF4190 domain-containing protein — encoded protein: MYKVIGADGKEYGPIGLDQLKAWVSQGRVNAQSRVREEGGGEWITAWGIPELQTIFTASSASATVAGGAQAPAVGQASGLAITSLILGILSLVCFGFVTGIPAIICGHIAYSRARRSPQTYGGSGLAVAGFVLGYVGFFMTFILVALFLPALSRAKERAQSIQCANQMKQIGLAFKTWALDHNGQYPFNVSTNSGGTLELCSPGPDGFDRNAAVHFSVLSNELSSPFILVCPGDRTKQRAFTWHNLQSINVSYQLRTGSNVNESHPDQVLAVCPIHGGVIHCDGSVEQRPRARRSEPENR